The following nucleotide sequence is from Hydrogenispora ethanolica.
AAAAAAAGCAAGACGACTTAAGAAAATTGTATAGTGAGTTTCCATTTGTGAAATTCATTATCGGGGATGTTCGGGATCGCTCCTCCTTAAAAGAAAGTCTCAATGGAGTTCATTATGTATTTCATGCTGCGGCCCTTAAACAAGTTCCTTCGTGTGAATACAATGTTCGTCAGGCGATACTGACAAACGTTGAAGGAGCTCAAAACTTGGTTGAGGCAGCCATTGAAAACGGTGTCGAAAAAGTTATCGCAATAAGCACTGACAAAGCTGTCAAACCCGTCAATGTCATGGGAATGACAAAAGCATTGCAAGAAAAAATTATGACCATCGCGAATCAAGGGCAACAACGAACGGTTTTTGCTTGTGTTCGCTATGGGAATGTCATCGGTTCCCGCGGGTCGGTTATACCACACTTTATCCACTTAATCCGGAACCATGAAAATCTGACCATTACAGACTATCAAATGACGCGGTTTGTGATTAAACTCGATGAAGCGATCGATCTTGTCTTTAAAGCGCTGGAATTGAGTATCGGAGGTGAAATTTTTGTCAAAAAGTTACCGGGCATAAAGATTATCGATTTGGCTGAGACCATGCTTGAGGAACTTGACACTTCCAAACAGTTACGTGTGGAAAAAATGGGTGTCAGACCGGGCGAGAAAATTCATGAGGTATTAGTTTCGGAAGAAGAATCACTCCGGACCGTAGAAGACGAGGATTATTTCGTGATCCTGCCCAAGGTTTCGTTGCCGATATCGTATCAAATCTACAATCATCTTAATAAAATGATCTCCGGGGAGTATAGCTCCGACAAGACTACTCCTCTTTCGAAAGCAGAAATACGCAAAGTTCTTCAAGAAGAAGGATGGTTGAATGAGAACCTTAATCACTGGTGCTAACGGTATGCTAGGTCACCGCATGGCACTGGAGTTCGCTGCTAGGTTCGATACTCTTGTCACGCAATATGGAGAACCTACATATATTCCGGGCTGCCGGGATCTTTTTATTGACATTACCAAGCCGATTATTCCATCATTCCAAGTCGATTTGGTGGTTCACACCGCGGCTTTGACCGATGTTGATTATTGCCAGAAACATTGGGAAGA
It contains:
- a CDS encoding polysaccharide biosynthesis protein: MFNGKKILITGGTGSFGHQILQRLVDLHPDEIRVFSRDEKKQDDLRKLYSEFPFVKFIIGDVRDRSSLKESLNGVHYVFHAAALKQVPSCEYNVRQAILTNVEGAQNLVEAAIENGVEKVIAISTDKAVKPVNVMGMTKALQEKIMTIANQGQQRTVFACVRYGNVIGSRGSVIPHFIHLIRNHENLTITDYQMTRFVIKLDEAIDLVFKALELSIGGEIFVKKLPGIKIIDLAETMLEELDTSKQLRVEKMGVRPGEKIHEVLVSEEESLRTVEDEDYFVILPKVSLPISYQIYNHLNKMISGEYSSDKTTPLSKAEIRKVLQEEGWLNENLNHWC